In Epilithonimonas zeae, the DNA window ACTAAAATCGATATGTTTATAAGTCGCAAAAGCAAATTTTGCGACTTAAAGAATTTATTTTTATTCTTAAACATTTGCGTCTTTGCGATTAAAATATAAGTTGCTTTAATAATTGAAAAAAAAAGAAGAAATTTGCCCTTGAGATGAGGTATTTTATAGAGTTTTCTTACAACGGTTCGGCATATTTTGGTTATCAGATTCAGCCTAAACAGATTTCTGTTCAGGAAGAATTGGAAAAAGCTTTGTCCACGATTCTTCGTGAACCCATCAAAACAACCGGAGCAGGAAGAACAGACACGGGCGTTCACGCTAAGAAAATGTTTGCGCATTTTGAAACTGAACAAAACCTTGATGAAAACTTAGTTCATAAACTCAATTCTTTTTTGTCAGAAAATATCGCTATTAAACAAATTTTTGAGGTTGCTGATGATATGCACGCGAGATTCAGTGCAACTTATAGAACTTATGAATATTATATTTCGCTGGAAAAAGACCCTTTTTCCAAAGATGCTTCCTGGCAATATTGGCGTCAAAAACCGTTGAATCTCGACCTGATGAATGAAGCCTGCAAAATCCTTTTCGAATATGATGATTTTACAAGTTTTGCCAAACTCCACACCGATAACAAAACCAATATCTGTAAAATCTATAAAGCCGAATGGGAGCAAAATGGAACCCAATTGAAATTCACAATTTCTGCAGACCGATTCCTGAGAAATATGGTAAGAGCGATTGTCGGAACAATGGTTGAAGTCGGAACTGGAAAAATTGTTCCAGGCGATTTGAGAAAAATAATCGAGGACAAATTCCGGAATTCTGCTGGAGTTTCCGCGCCTGCACAAGGACTTTTTCTGGTAGATGTTGGCTATGATTTTTAGTGTTTGAGAATCAAAGAGTTTTAGAGTTTTTTTATTGAGAAGTGATATTATTTTCATATTTTTAACTAATTGACTTTAAAACAACTAACTCTTTAAAATCTTAAACTAATGACCGAAATAGACAAACTCGCATTTGCATTGAATCAATTTGCCGGACTTTCCGAAGATGATTTCAAATTATCTTCCGATTTTTGGTTTGTGAAGGATTACAAAAAAGGTGAATTCTATAATCTTCGAGGAACGGTTTGTACTTATTTCGGATTTATTGTTGACGGCGTTTTCCGTTCTTATACGATTGACGAAAAAGCGGGCGAAGAAAAGAACGTTTTTCTCTATTCTGCGAACGGATTTGTGGTTTCTTTCAAGAGTTTTATCAATCAGATTCCCTGTGATTATTTTACGCAGGCGATGACAGACGCTTCGATTATTTATATTCGTTATACGGATTTGCTTTCGTTGTATCAAAAGTCGCATCAATGGGAAAAATTTGGACGATTGTTAGCTCAGGAAGCTTTCAATGTGACAATGACAAGAATCGAAGGTTTTCTTTTGAAATCTCCCGAAGAACGTTATCTCGACCTCATTAAGCAACATCCGGATATTTTTAACAATGTTCCGCTTTATCATATTTCGTCTTATTTGGGAATTCAAGGACCGTCTCTTAGCCGGATTAGGAAAAGGCTTTCGGGGAAATAATTTAATTTTTAGGGCAGCTTTATCCGCCTTCCGCTCCCGCTTTTTTCTTTTTTGAGAAAAAAAGAAAAAGAGCTCCGTTCAAGTCGGGCTGCAGAGTTCAATACAAATCAAAAGTCAGCATAAAAACCCAAGTTTGTTATTCAATAGGAAACCTAATGAAGTGGTTCGACGAAGTCAGTCTCAATGGTTTAGATTCCTACGGAATGACAAATACTATGTTTCAATTTCTGAAAATACAATTCATAAATATTTATTTTTCAAAATGATGCGATTTTAACTTGGGTTAAAGTTTTCCTCATTCAATCTTCTGAACTTTGTCTCATAATTTAAACATCAAAATATTATGCAAACAAAAACTATCGTATTGATTCACGGATTATTCGTCAACAATACAAGCTGGAAAGAATGGAAAACTTATTTCGAAAACCAAGGTTACACCGTTCACACACCTTCCAATCCTGGACACGCAGGAAATCCTGTCGAATTGAAAAGAAACATTCCTTCTGAACTAAGAACTGTAAGCTTCGAACAAACTTTGAATAACCTTGTAAGATTCATTGACACGCTTCCAGAAAAACCGATCGTTGTAGGACATTCTTTCGGTGGATTATTGGTTCAAAAACTAATTGAATTAAACAAAGCTGTTGCCGGAGTGAGCATAGACGGCGCTCCTCCAAAAAATGTAATGGCGCCTTTGTCAACGATAAAAATTGTTTGGCCGGTTTTCAATTTCTTTAAAGGAAACAACCCATATCTTGGAACAAAAGATTGGTATCATCGTGCGTTTTTCAATAACTATTCCCGAGAAGAAAGCGATAAATTGTACGAAACAGTCGCTGCTCCGGAAAGCAGAAGATTAGCGAGAGACCCGCTTTTGAAATCGATTGGTAATGTTGATTTTAAGAAAGCCCACAATCCGCTATTGTTCATCGGAGGTGCTAATGACGCTATTTTTCCGGCTGACTTTACTGCAAAAATTGCCAATTCTTACAAAGACAAAAACAGTATTCTAGATTTGAAAATCTTTGAAGGGAGAAGTCATTTTATCTGTGGTGAAAAAGGCTGGGAAGAAGTTGCCGAATATGTTTTGAATTGGATTAAGAAACAATAAATCTTATTCATTTTGTCTATTAATAAATTTAGTTAATGGTCGGCGTTTCAATTTTTAAAGTCTTATTTTTGCAAAGATTTTTTCGATACTGAAAAAAATCTCCGGAATTCTAAGAATAAAAATGAAGCAACAAAATACTTGGGACATTGTCAAGCGATTATTTTTAATCGGAATGAAATTTAGGTCGTGGTTTATTTTCACACTGATCATTTCAATTTTTCTCGCCATTGTTTCCACTTACAGACCGATTCTTACCAAAAATGTAGTCGATATAGACATTGTTCAGCTGAAAGATAAAGCAAAGCTGATGAAGCACATCTATCTGCTGATTGGATTGGTAATTGCGGAGACGATTCTTAACTTTTTCTTGGTTTATTTCTCGAATTTCATTTCACAGAATGTGATTAGAGACATCAGAGAAAGACTTTATCACAAACTCATCTATTTCCGAACTGCATTTTTTGACAAAACCCCAATTGGGAGTTTGGTAACGAGAGCTGTTGGTGACGTAGAAACAATTGCGACAGTTTATACAGATGGATTTTTGATGGTTTTCGGGGATATCCTGAGAATTGTGATGGTTCTATTTGCGATGTTTCAGGTGGATACACATCTGAGTATGATTTCGTTAGCGATTCTTCCGCTGATGGTCATCATTACAAGAGCTTTCCAAAAAAGACTGAAGGTTGCATTTGGTTCGGAAAGAAGCTGGACATCAACACAAAACAGTTTTGTTCAGGAGCGTTTGGCGGGAATGTCATTGATTCAGGTTTTTAATAGAGAAGAAGCAGAATTTTCAAAATTCGATAAAATCAATATCGAGCTGAAAAAAGCATTGCTAAGAACAGTTTTTATCTTCTCATTGTTCTTTCCGGTTGTTGAATTGATTTCGTCACTTTTTATTGGATTTATTCTATTTTATGGAGGTTTCATTAAATCTACGCCGGGCGTTATTATTGCTTTTATTCAGTTCATCAATATGCTGATTCGTCCGCTGAGACAGATTGCGGATAGATTCAATAATATTCAGAGAGGAATTGTTGGTGCGGAAAGAGTTCTTGGTGTAATGGACGAAGACCAAGCGATGCCGAATAACGGAACAATTGCCAAAGACCATTTTGACGGAAAAATTGAGTTTGAGAATGTTCATTTTGCTTACGATGATAAACAGGAAGTTTTGAAAGGCATTGATTTCAAAGTGAATCCTGGTGAAACTGTTGCCATTGTTGGTGCAACCGGAGCAGGAAAATCAACGATTATCAGCCTAATTACAAGATTATATGATATCAATTCCGGAAAAATAATGTTAGATGATGTGGATATCAGAGATTATGAGCTGTATAATTTGAGAAGTCATATTGGTGTTGTTCTTCAGGACGTTTTCCTTTTCCACGGCAGTATTTTTGAAAACCTGACTTTGGGCGATGAAGATATCACACTCGAAAATATCAAAAAAGCGGCGAGAGAAATTGAGGTTGATGAGTTTATAGAAAGATTACCAAACGGTTATGATTATGTGGTGAGCGAAAGAGGTTCTTCTATTTCTCTTGGACAAAGACAATTATTATCATTTTTGAGAGCTTATCTTTCTGACCCGAAAATCCTGATTCTTGACGAAGCGACTTCATCTATCGACCACGAAAGTGAGAAATTAATACAAAGAGCGACTGAAAAAATCACGAAAAACAGGACTTCAATCATCATTGCACACAGACTTTCTACAATAGAAAAAGCAGACAAAATCATCGTAATGGACCACGGACTGATTGTGGAAGAAGGAACGCATCAGGAACTTCTGGCTAAGAATGGCTATTATTCTGTTCTTTATAAGGCTCAGGTTGTGAGTGAGGATGGAGAGAAGACGATTTAACAGAACATTTTTATTATGAGTTTACAACAGAATTCGAATGATAACTTAATTTCGGCAAAAGGATTATTTTTTTGTAAATGTTGCGGATATAATACTTTGTCTGAATTTCCGAATGGAACTTTTGAAATCTGTGAAATTTGTTTTTGGGAAGACGATATTATTCAATCTCATAATCCGAATTATGAAGGAGGCCCAAATCGAGTTTCATTGAATCAAGCAAAAGAAAATTTTGAGAAATTTGGTGCTTGTGAAGAAAGTATGATTAAGAATGTTAGGCAACCAAATATTGATGATGTAAGAATTTTATGATTTTCCTTAATCCTTAATAACTTTATACCTGAAACTTATTAATCCTGAAGTCAATATCAGACAAACAATAATGATAATTTTGAGGCTTTTAATCCATAAACAAAGGTCTCTCCCTGTAATGACAGAAATGCAGTCTTTTGGATTTTCGGTTTCGTACTTCAAACTGACTTGAGTATTGATAACGCCGAAAACGGATACCAAAATAACCAAAATCAGAACACTGATGATGGTATTATACACCGTCCTTCTCATAGTTTATTTGGTTAGTTTTTAGTTTACAAGTTTTAGTTTTAAAGCATTTTTAAAGTTTTAAAATTTCCCACGCCTTTTCGACTTCATTATTTTTTAAAAACTTTTGTGCAGATAAATGTACATCTTTTTCTGAAGAAAATTGACCTTGCAGTAAAATTTCTACATTTGCCAACATCCCAAGGTCATTGCCTGTAAAAACATCACTTTGTTTGATTTCGTCAGGAAGTTGGTCGTAACCGATTCCTTTCGTGACCAAAGGTTTAGGAACTTCGAAGATGTTATTTTCGTTATTTCTGGAATAGAAATTACTTCCCAGCCTCGCTACCAAATCCAATTGTTTCTGGTCAAGATTTCCGGCTTTATCCAGATATTTTTCATTGATATGAATTTTCACAATTTCTGCAATCACCAAATTTCCCGAACCACCAAGATCTCCAAGTGATTTGATTTCTAAAACTTTACATTCGAAATTAACTGGTGATTCTGCGATCAAAGGTGGTTTTACCAAATCTGCTGGCTTCATCGTCAATCCTGATTTGAGGAATTCGTTTATGCCATCTTCATATTCTGTACTAGCCAAAGAAACCTGTTGAACCATATCGAAATTCACATTTCCAATAACCAATTCCGGAACTTCTTTCAGATTTTCCAACGTATGCTTTGTCGTATTATCACGAACTCTTCTGGAAGGCGAAATAATCACAATCGGCGGAACTGTGCTGAACATATTGAAAAAACTAAAAGGCGAAAGATTGATTTCTCCTTTTTCGTTGATTGTACTTGCCAGAGCAATTGGACGTGGCGCAATTGCAGTTTGCATAACTTGTTGTAACTGAACAGCGGAAATATCGGAAGGAATGATGGTTTTCATTAAGTATTATTTTTCAAATTTTTTAATTGACACAATTTCTCTTTGCTTATCAATACTCAACTCAAAAATTTGTTTTGAATTTGCCTTTAATTCATTCATCAGGAAACGTTTATCAGATTCATCCGTCGAATTTATTTCTTTGAATTTTGTAGATGTATAATGTAATTTGTTCGCCAATTTTAAGCTGTAAGTTTTATTCGAAATACACTTAACATCCACTAAATTTTCACAAGATTCATTTCCTGTTGAATCTGTTACAGAAGCAATCGCAATTTCAATCTCAGCACAATTGTAATTTATAAATCCTTGATTATCTCTAATTTCAAAAACTGGATTGGTAATGTTAATTATTGAATCCGACGTGTCTTTTGCTACACAAATACAATCACTAATTCCTTCGTGAGCTTTTTTACAACCGAATAAAAAGATGACAACAAATAAACAAATAGAAACTTTCATTAAATTTAAATTGCCGGCAATATTTTCCCAGAAACTTCCCCAAAACCAACTCGAATTCCGTCTTTTTCCGACCAAGCTTTCATAATAACAGTATCGCCGTCTTCTATGAATTTTCTTTCGATTCCGTTTTTGAGTTGCAAAGGCTTTGTTCCTCTCCAAGTCAATTCTAACATAGAACCGTAAGATTTTTCATTTTCTCCGGAAATAGTTCCACTGGCATAAACATCGCCAACTTCAACATTACAGCCATTCACCGTGTGATGCGCCAATTGCTGGAACATATTCCAATACATAAACTTGTAATTGCTCTGAGAAATAAGATTTTCCTCAGAATTTTCCGGCTTCAAATAAACTTCAAGATTGATATCGTAATTTTTATCACCCTCGAATTTTAAATAATCTAAAACTTCCGGTTCTTGTTTCGGAGATTCGGTTTTGAATGGTTGTAAAGCTTCTAAAGTCACAATCCAGGGTGAAATAGACGAACCAAAATTCTTTCCTAAAAATGGTCCCAACGGAACATATTCCCAACTTTGGATATCTCTCGCAGACCAATCATTAAAAATCATCATTCCGAAAATTGCATCTTCTGCTTCCGAAATAGAAATCCTTTCTCCCAAATCTGTATTTTTATTGACAACAAAAGCCATTTCTAATTCGAAATCGAGTTGTTTCGATGCACTGAAAATTGGTTTATCTGAATCAGCAGGTTTAATCTGTCCACAAGGTCTTGTAATATCGATTCCTGATAAAACAATGGACGAAGCGCGACCGTGATAACCAACCGGCAAATGTTTCCAGTTGGGCAACAACGCATTCGCAGGGTCACGAAACATCATTCCTACATTGGTTGCGTGCTGGATGCTACTGTAAAAATCTGTATAATTCGGGATGTGCAAAGGCATCATCATCTGAATCTCATCCAAGTTATAAAAACATTCTTCCAAAGCTCTTTCGTCTTTCGACAGCAAAGAATCTTCTAACAGCAATTGCTGAATTCTTTCGCGAACTTTATTCGTAACTGGTTTTCCTAATTCTATAAATTCGTTGATCGTGTAACCTTCGAAAACATTTTCTTCGAAATCTTTGATATCTTCAAAATAGCCAAGGTCGAATAAAGTTGCCAGATCAATGATGATATCGCCAATTCTTGTGGCACAGGCAATAAATTCTTTGTTGAAAACACAAACTCCAAACGGAATATTATGAATTGAAAAATCAGAATCTGAAGGATAATTGATGAAGGATTTCATTTTTTGAATTTAGAATTAGATTAAAAAATTAAAGCATTAAAAATAATGCTTTAATTGTAAAAATATAAGAAAATAATTTGGGTTTAAAGATTTCCGCGTCTCTCCTGCTCTCTTTCCAAAGCTTCGAAAAGTGCCTTGAAATTTCCAGCTCCGAAACTCTGAGCACCGTGTCTCTCGATGATTTCGTAGAACAAAGTTGGTCTGTCTTCGACGGGTTTTGTGAAAATCTGAAGCAAGTAACCTTCCTCATCACAATCCACCAGAATACCAAGATTTTGGAGTTTTTTGATATCTTCATCAATAGCTCCTACTCTTTCAGGAATCATCTCGTAATAGGCTTCTGGTGGTGGAGAAAGAAATTCTACACCTCTATTTTTAAGTTCTGTAACAGTTTTTACAATATCTTTGGTAGCAACTGCAATATGCTGAACACCTTCGCCTTCATAGAAATCCAGGTATTCTTCTACCTGAGATTTTTTCTGACCTTCAGCTGGTTCGTTGATTGGGAATTTAGCAAAACCATTTCCGTTGGACATTACTTTTGACATCAACGCAGAATATTCGGTATTGATTTGTTTATCATCAAATGAAAGAATATTCACAAATCCCATTACTTTTTCGTACCACTCAACTGTCGGAATCATTCTGTCCCAACCGACATTTCCTACACAATGGTCAACATATAATAATCCAACGTCAGAAGGATTATAATCGCTTTCCCATTTTTCGTAGCCCGGCATAAAAGCACCTGTATAATTTTTGCGTTCTATGAACATATGCACGGTTTCACCGTAAGTATAAACACCCGACATTTTCACTTCTCCAAATTCATCCGTCAAAGTTTTTGGTTCTAGGTAAGGTTTTCCGCCACGTTTAGTCGTTTCTTCAAAAGCTTTGTAAGCATCATCTACCCAAAGTGCCAGAATCTTAACCCCGTCACCGTGTTTTTTCTGATGTTCACAAATTGGAGAATCTGACCTAAGACCAGACGTTAAAACCAATCTGATTTTTCCTTGTTGAAGAACATAAGACGCTCTATCTCTGACTCCAGTTTCCGGGCCAGCATAAGCGACAGACTGAAATCCAAACGCTGTTTTGTAAAAATGAGCGGCTTGCTTGGCATTTCCTACATAAAACTCTATAAAATCGGTTCCGTTGATTGGGAGAAAATTCTCGGCTTGTGCGATTTTCTCGGCAAAAGTGAGTGTTGACATTTTACTTTTTACTTTTATATCTAATGATGCCAAGATAAGCATTTTCCTGAAATAAACTAACAGTTGTTAGTTTTAGTTTGTTCTATAAAAAGTGTTAAGCTAAACATCTTAAAAACACTCAATATTTTAATGCAAAATAATCTTTCATATTAAAATTATGAGATATTATAATTACAAATAATTAAATTTAATTATTCATAAAAATACAAAAGCCAATAAAAATTATGAATTACATAATATGTAATTTTAAGTACACTTAAGTTTAACTAAAATATAATTCAATTATTAAATTTGTCTATGAGTTAGTATTCTAGAAACACGAGTGTAAGATTGAGCCGTCCTTTACGGCTTTTTTTGTATAAGATTGTTCAGCAATCCGGAATTAGGATTATAGTTGTCCCAAATTTTCCAGACATTATCTATTTTCTTTATAAAATAAATCTGCGCATCCAGCTCATTAATAATATATTCTTCATCTGTATTTTCCACCACAAAAACAAGATTCCAGAATTCCTGCGTTTTTACCACAATCATTTCGTCTTGTTCAGATACAATCTCGATATCAAAAATTTCAAAATTCGATCGGTTGTTATTGGTAAAAAGTTTCAGTCCATTATCACAAAGCTGAGAACTGTAACTTCTGATTCGTTCTATAAAAGGTGATTCTAGGAAAATTAAATCTTCGAAAACATCCAAACGTAATTCTGGA includes these proteins:
- a CDS encoding alpha/beta hydrolase, with the protein product MQTKTIVLIHGLFVNNTSWKEWKTYFENQGYTVHTPSNPGHAGNPVELKRNIPSELRTVSFEQTLNNLVRFIDTLPEKPIVVGHSFGGLLVQKLIELNKAVAGVSIDGAPPKNVMAPLSTIKIVWPVFNFFKGNNPYLGTKDWYHRAFFNNYSREESDKLYETVAAPESRRLARDPLLKSIGNVDFKKAHNPLLFIGGANDAIFPADFTAKIANSYKDKNSILDLKIFEGRSHFICGEKGWEEVAEYVLNWIKKQ
- the fahA gene encoding fumarylacetoacetase; translated protein: MKSFINYPSDSDFSIHNIPFGVCVFNKEFIACATRIGDIIIDLATLFDLGYFEDIKDFEENVFEGYTINEFIELGKPVTNKVRERIQQLLLEDSLLSKDERALEECFYNLDEIQMMMPLHIPNYTDFYSSIQHATNVGMMFRDPANALLPNWKHLPVGYHGRASSIVLSGIDITRPCGQIKPADSDKPIFSASKQLDFELEMAFVVNKNTDLGERISISEAEDAIFGMMIFNDWSARDIQSWEYVPLGPFLGKNFGSSISPWIVTLEALQPFKTESPKQEPEVLDYLKFEGDKNYDINLEVYLKPENSEENLISQSNYKFMYWNMFQQLAHHTVNGCNVEVGDVYASGTISGENEKSYGSMLELTWRGTKPLQLKNGIERKFIEDGDTVIMKAWSEKDGIRVGFGEVSGKILPAI
- a CDS encoding ABC transporter ATP-binding protein; its protein translation is MKQQNTWDIVKRLFLIGMKFRSWFIFTLIISIFLAIVSTYRPILTKNVVDIDIVQLKDKAKLMKHIYLLIGLVIAETILNFFLVYFSNFISQNVIRDIRERLYHKLIYFRTAFFDKTPIGSLVTRAVGDVETIATVYTDGFLMVFGDILRIVMVLFAMFQVDTHLSMISLAILPLMVIITRAFQKRLKVAFGSERSWTSTQNSFVQERLAGMSLIQVFNREEAEFSKFDKINIELKKALLRTVFIFSLFFPVVELISSLFIGFILFYGGFIKSTPGVIIAFIQFINMLIRPLRQIADRFNNIQRGIVGAERVLGVMDEDQAMPNNGTIAKDHFDGKIEFENVHFAYDDKQEVLKGIDFKVNPGETVAIVGATGAGKSTIISLITRLYDINSGKIMLDDVDIRDYELYNLRSHIGVVLQDVFLFHGSIFENLTLGDEDITLENIKKAAREIEVDEFIERLPNGYDYVVSERGSSISLGQRQLLSFLRAYLSDPKILILDEATSSIDHESEKLIQRATEKITKNRTSIIIAHRLSTIEKADKIIVMDHGLIVEEGTHQELLAKNGYYSVLYKAQVVSEDGEKTI
- a CDS encoding flavin reductase family protein; the protein is MKTIIPSDISAVQLQQVMQTAIAPRPIALASTINEKGEINLSPFSFFNMFSTVPPIVIISPSRRVRDNTTKHTLENLKEVPELVIGNVNFDMVQQVSLASTEYEDGINEFLKSGLTMKPADLVKPPLIAESPVNFECKVLEIKSLGDLGGSGNLVIAEIVKIHINEKYLDKAGNLDQKQLDLVARLGSNFYSRNNENNIFEVPKPLVTKGIGYDQLPDEIKQSDVFTGNDLGMLANVEILLQGQFSSEKDVHLSAQKFLKNNEVEKAWEILKL
- a CDS encoding CPCC family cysteine-rich protein; the encoded protein is MSLQQNSNDNLISAKGLFFCKCCGYNTLSEFPNGTFEICEICFWEDDIIQSHNPNYEGGPNRVSLNQAKENFEKFGACEESMIKNVRQPNIDDVRIL
- the hppD gene encoding 4-hydroxyphenylpyruvate dioxygenase, translating into MSTLTFAEKIAQAENFLPINGTDFIEFYVGNAKQAAHFYKTAFGFQSVAYAGPETGVRDRASYVLQQGKIRLVLTSGLRSDSPICEHQKKHGDGVKILALWVDDAYKAFEETTKRGGKPYLEPKTLTDEFGEVKMSGVYTYGETVHMFIERKNYTGAFMPGYEKWESDYNPSDVGLLYVDHCVGNVGWDRMIPTVEWYEKVMGFVNILSFDDKQINTEYSALMSKVMSNGNGFAKFPINEPAEGQKKSQVEEYLDFYEGEGVQHIAVATKDIVKTVTELKNRGVEFLSPPPEAYYEMIPERVGAIDEDIKKLQNLGILVDCDEEGYLLQIFTKPVEDRPTLFYEIIERHGAQSFGAGNFKALFEALEREQERRGNL
- the truA gene encoding tRNA pseudouridine(38-40) synthase TruA, whose product is MRYFIEFSYNGSAYFGYQIQPKQISVQEELEKALSTILREPIKTTGAGRTDTGVHAKKMFAHFETEQNLDENLVHKLNSFLSENIAIKQIFEVADDMHARFSATYRTYEYYISLEKDPFSKDASWQYWRQKPLNLDLMNEACKILFEYDDFTSFAKLHTDNKTNICKIYKAEWEQNGTQLKFTISADRFLRNMVRAIVGTMVEVGTGKIVPGDLRKIIEDKFRNSAGVSAPAQGLFLVDVGYDF
- a CDS encoding Crp/Fnr family transcriptional regulator, coding for MTEIDKLAFALNQFAGLSEDDFKLSSDFWFVKDYKKGEFYNLRGTVCTYFGFIVDGVFRSYTIDEKAGEEKNVFLYSANGFVVSFKSFINQIPCDYFTQAMTDASIIYIRYTDLLSLYQKSHQWEKFGRLLAQEAFNVTMTRIEGFLLKSPEERYLDLIKQHPDIFNNVPLYHISSYLGIQGPSLSRIRKRLSGK